Genomic window (Candidatus Fokinia cryptica):
ATAGTAGAGTATTCTTTCAGTAGTTGTAGTCTTTCCTGCATCAATATGAGCAGCAATACCTATATTTCTATATCTTTCGGAAGGAACATTAACACTCATCGCAATAAAAAAATCAAAACTTTTATAATCTCCGTACGAAACGAGATTACCATTTCAGGTGAGCAAAAGCTCTATTAGCTTCAGCCATTTTATGTACTTCTTCGCGTTTTTTCAATACAGTACCACGAGATTCTACAATCTCAGCAAAACATGCTGCCAGAGAAGCCTTCATTCCACCTCTCTTTCTGTTATTTCTAGCTTCACTAATAATCCACCTCATTGCAAGAGCAATACCACGACGTAAACTAACTTCATGAGGTACTTGATACGTAGCTCCTCCTACTCTTTTAGAGCGTACTTCTACTAAGGGTCTCGATTTCTCTATACACTCTGAAAACATGACAAGTGGCTCGATTTTTTTCGACTCAGCAACTTCTTCCATTGCTTCATAGGTTATAAACTGAGCTTTTGCCTTTAAACCGTCGTGCATCATGTAATTTATAAATCTTTGAACTACAGAATCAGAGTATCTGTGATCCTTTGGTATCTGTCTTATCTTAGCACGAGAACGTCTAGACATAGTAAAGAAATTTACTTATTAAACAAAATTAACTTTTAGGGCGCTTCGCACCATATCTAGAGCGAGATTGCATTCTATTTTTCACACCTTGCGTATCTAAGGTACCACGCTCTACATGATAACGAACACCTGGCAGATCTGGCACACGTCCACCTCTTACAAGAACAACGGAATGTTCTTGTAAATTATGTCCTATACCTCCTATGTAAGCTATCACTTCAAAGCCAGTAGTAAGTCTAACACGAGCTACCTTACGCAACGCGGAATTAGGCTTCTTAGGAGTAGTAGTATACACCTTCGTACAAACACCACGTCTCTGAGAGCACCCACACAGAGCAGGAACTTTTGACTTCCTTTTCTTGTTTACTCTTACTTTATTTCTTATGAGCTGATTAATCGTTGGCATAAATTCATTTAACCTTTCGCGTATTACTCTTTTTCAAAACGACGCCATTACCAAAATCCCAACTCTGCTTATCTTTATAAAACATCGGAACAACGCATAATCTGCCGTCAAGAAAAAACATTCTCCTAAATAGGTAATACATTACTACTGTGAATGTCAAGCCTAAAGTACTAGTAAGTAGCATTACAGGCACACTATTCGTGATTTTATAAGCAACAACTGATGTGAATATAAATGCAAGTCCGGAAGTAAAAGCTAGATAATTCATGATTTGAATCATAAGACCAGTTTTATATGAATATACCTTATCCAACTCTCTTTGCCTTTTTACGTTTTGAAAAACCATTTGTACTAATGTTCTAGAGATACCAGGACATATCTCTTCATAACTTTCTAGAAATGCTGGAGATGGGAAAGCACCAAGATTAAGTCTTTTTATCTCATAAACTAACTCATCTATATCCTTTGCACTACATTTATCACGATATGTTTTATTCATTTTTTCCCTGTTTTTGTTTAGCTATTTGCTTTATTCATATGGAATAATATTAATGAGGCGTCCTATATCTTTTTACCAACGAAAACACTTTATCCAAATACAATATAAAAATATTATTTGCAAAAACACTACACGCAGTAATTAAAGGATCTAACACTATATACAACATGGTAATCACCATGCCAAGTGTTTCATCAAAACAAAGATAATTTTCTAATATAGGTATCATCACAATAATAGTGCCGCCTGGTACTCCCGCACCAGAAAATTTGGTTAAAACAAACCATATAGTAAAAAGCATATAACTAGAATATGACGGCATCACAAAACCGTTTGTCAATAATATAGTAATGGCTAAAAGTGGTATAAATATTGCATCTCCAATCATATGAGTGGTAACAGTAGCATTAGCGGATGCTACACATAATTCCTTATTGCGAGTACCATTTTCTATATTTCTTATTGTAAATGGCAGAGCAGCTAAACTAGACATCGTACAAAATGCTGTCATTACTGGTACAATCGCACCTGCTATATTTTCCTTCCAATTCCTCAACGGATCTATTAATAATG
Coding sequences:
- the rpsG gene encoding 30S ribosomal protein S7, coding for MSRRSRAKIRQIPKDHRYSDSVVQRFINYMMHDGLKAKAQFITYEAMEEVAESKKIEPLVMFSECIEKSRPLVEVRSKRVGGATYQVPHEVSLRRGIALAMRWIISEARNNRKRGGMKASLAACFAEIVESRGTVLKKREEVHKMAEANRAFAHLKW
- the rpsL gene encoding 30S ribosomal protein S12, with protein sequence MPTINQLIRNKVRVNKKRKSKVPALCGCSQRRGVCTKVYTTTPKKPNSALRKVARVRLTTGFEVIAYIGGIGHNLQEHSVVLVRGGRVPDLPGVRYHVERGTLDTQGVKNRMQSRSRYGAKRPKS